Below is a genomic region from Cygnus atratus isolate AKBS03 ecotype Queensland, Australia chromosome 19, CAtr_DNAZoo_HiC_assembly, whole genome shotgun sequence.
CCGGACTGATTTATGACCACCAGCTTCTCTATGTTGCTGCAGTCCTGTGTCTGGCAGTGTTCATATTCCTAGAATATATCCGGTACTTCAGGATCAAACCGTTTGGCCAAACTCTTCGGCATTTGCTGTCTCTCTTCTTGGATGAGAGAGACAGCGGGCCTCTAATCTTGACTCATATTTATCTTCTTCTTGGCATGTCCCTCCCAGTGTGGTTGTTTCCTAGATCTTGTGCTCCTCAAGGCAGCTTGTCTGGGGCAGGAGCACTGGTCCCTTACGCCGGGGTGCTAGCAGTAGGGGTAGGAGACACCATTGCCTCTGTTTTTGGCAGTACCATGGGAGAAATCAAATGGCCAGGAACAAAGAAGACCTTTGAAGGGACAATGACAGCTATTTTTGCTCAGATCATTGCTGTGGCTCTTATTCTGATCTTTGACAGCAATGTGAATCTGAACTCCAGCTATGCCTGGATTCTGGCGTCTGTGAGCTTAGTTTCCCTTTTGGAAGCTTATACTACCCAAATCGATAATCTGCTGTTGCCTCTCTACCTCCAGATAATGTTTATGGCTTAGAAGCACTTCCAGGAACAGAGATTTCTCCATTTCTAGAGGAAAGTGGAAATAGAATATGCACTACAGTGAGAGACGAAAGCCAAATCTAAACATTGCTTTTGGTACAGCAGataaaattgttaaaaacaaatggaaaatagctATTTAATAGaagttttgttctcttttttttttcctagtttaaaACAGCATGAGTTGCTCTTTGTCCTCACAAGAACCCAACCATGACTGATAAATTggattattaaataaaaatgctatttttaagtCTCTTGTGGGTGCCCAGAGGCAGAGGGAGTAGAGAAAGAAGAGGTAAGTTAATTACAGAAAAGAGATCGTGCCTCCTCTGTACTGCATCACAGCCTAAACTTGTCATACTGTACCGAATGCTGTCATCTTGTATTACTGCATATGTGAAGTCACTCCTGTATAAGCACTGTTTAAGCATGTTTTGTGAGGGTCGCCACTCTCTACCCAGAACGAATGTGACTGTCCTGATGTATCCAGTCACCATCAACTGAGCCCTATTAATGCACTGCAATGCATGAACACAACTTCAGATACAATAGTTGCAGAGCTAACTTCAtcgggggggggtgggggttgaGAATTTGAGACTTAATTCCAAGCAATGATAAGAAGAGGGTTACAGTTTCAGGCCTGGATGTTTccacaacaagaaaaatgtttctcaagATTTTAATCTCTATTAAATATTATTCCAAATAATTCAGAGTGAAGAAAAACTAAGCAAgctcacaagaaaaaaaactagtTGCGCGCTAACTGTGAATGCAGGAAGGCTGTTGAAGTCAATAAACATCTTTTACACTACTGCAGTTTTCCACTTTGCACGTTTTTTCAGCTTAAGTTACCATGAGGCAGTTTATCCAGAGAGCTGTTTAatcaaatcatttatgaaaaatgcttctgttgaCAGATTGAGTAGAACTGTTTACTTCAGTCCGTTTAATTAAATCTATAACTACCATGGGGAGGATCTAGTTTCTATATATTAAACACTTCTGTATTGACTGTCTTTTCCTGCCCGTTTGCCAAACATCCATTAGAACAGGACATATTAACTaatctcctcctccctgcctcttcCATTCCCCTGAGAAATGCCCAAGCAGAAGATTGGCTTTCCAGGATCCTTCTTTGAGGGATGAAGTTACATTCTGACACTCCTTTTGTTTGCATAAAGGAACAACAATACAGTTTTGGGAAGAGCTTAGTGCCACTCCAAGATCCCTTACACAATCCTTTCCCGCAATCCTAGCTGTGAGACTGTCTTAAGAGTGCGAATAAGGCAGGGTGGAGTAAAACTCACGCTTTGGGCTTGCAGAACAGGCCCCAGGGTCCAACAGTGCCTGTTCCTGGGACAGGCCAGGACCAGCCAAGAGGCAGCGTTGCCCAATTTActgctgcccaggcagggcTTTTGACAGTGAGACTTTGACAGTGCTTTTCCTGAGCGCAACAGAGTTATTCAGCTTGTTTTGGTTAATAACGCGATAAATGATCAGATAGTGTTTGCAGGAAACAATCCAGTAACCACGCTGGACTGCTTACTTCACATTTACCAGTAAATCCTGTAAATTCGGTCCAGCTTCTTGCTTCCATTTATGCACTTGAAGTAGATGTTTTTCCAAATTGCAGGTAGTGGTGCGTATAACCAGGGGACAAACTATCATTCCTCAGCAGAAAGGTGCTATTCTAAATTATTAACTCTTGTAAtggaaagatacagaaaaacgTTTAGCTGTTTCCACTGCTAAGACCCTCAACCTTCACCACTAAAGTTGTAGAGTTGTGTGAGATTAAGAGTCACTTTCCCTCCATCCCACTCACAGCTTTCAAACTATAGAAAAGGGACGAGGAGAGCAGCTGAAACTTGCTACCAGCAGGACTGAACTCAGCATTGCTGCTGTTGCTATTACCCAGCCTCCAAGTTCCCACCACCTGAGCTGTGACAAACTGTGTGCTGTATTGAGTCTTTTCTGCACCACCCAGCAATGCCCGGAGGgatgaaaaaatacttcttacCATAAACTTAAttcaatgattttaaaaaaatgggatGATCAAACCCATGCCAGAGATGGGCAATATCCTTTTGAAAGGGACGAGTCAGTAGGAACCAGTCTTGCTCCCTAAGCCAATCTACTTTGACAGAAAATAGATTACAAAAATAGGTTTTAAGCCCATTCTGCCTTTATCTAGATTTAACTGGGCACCAGCAAGGttaagtttgttttccttgcaagTTTTTAGAAGTGATCTGAAGTTCTAATTATTCTAATTTCATGGTTATTGTGCTTTTGTACCAACCCCTTGTAGTCAGACATTGATTTCTATAAAACACTCTTCAAAATGTTAGATGTCAGTTTAGCTGACCAGTGACACCACCAGTAAAAAGCTAATTAACAATTTGAAATGGAGTTGAGCTTTAGAGCAACTACAGGCATACCTACATGGTCCtctgtaagaaaacagaagtttactCTGCCAAGTCTCCAAGCAGACTGGAGGTTTACTACGATGTAATTAGTGCACTAATGAGACCAGGCTCATATCTCAAGTTTGCCAGTACACCAGTGCCAGTGGAATTACTCCTCCATGGCTTCTGTTCAGGTTAGGATACAGGCAGGAGCTTGCCTCTGATGTAACTCACATTACTTAACATCCGTAACATTTCACCTTGGTGTAaagttggtttggttttgttggggTTCTGGGGCTAGCAGTTGCTCTTGTTGCACAGAGATCAAACTCACCATCACACAGCTTTGCCCTGGCCACATGTTTGGGAGAAGCTCATGTGCTGACTTCCTCAAAGATGGATGATGTGAGGGAGATGAAAAGGAAGACTTCCaaccttttatttaaatgttaggAGTctggggttttttgttttcctaattttaaCATGAATCTTTAagaactgtaatatttttaaatcagcaaaCCTATAGTTCAAGTGCTCAGCTGCAATTTGCCAGAAATACCTAGAAGAATAATTATAAAAGACTTCCTGCTTCATTTTGCCCACAATAGTATTACctttaattattattcaaaCAATGGACAGAGATCTAAGGCTAAGTCAGAGATCTTCACATGACAGGTTCACTTGCATTGCTGTGATTAACAGAGCCAAGCATTAAATCTCTgcttaaatagaagaaaatactaaAGATCTGCAAGAAGAAATACTTATCTGCCCCTATAGTCAAGGTGGAATGGTCTTTAATGGTCCATTCTCAAGACTGAAGAAGTTTCCTTACCAAATGGGCTGGGCGACTATTCTCGGCACTAGTAGTGTTCATGTATTAGAAGCTTCTGACTAATGCAGGTGTATTCAGCTGCATGAAGGTTCCTCACTCTGAGGACAGGATAAATTAATCTTCAGAGCTGATGTAGTGACAGTTACATGTAAAGATGAGCAAACAATCAAAGGAATAACGATCAGCTACTTGACTCCAGAAGCCAGTCACTAGCTTCAAGTGTAGAGCAGCGGAAAAGGCAGTTCAGGAGTTGGCTGGAGCCTAGGAGATAAGgaagagttaaaaaacaaaacttcagagaCTACTCCAGTTCTACGGTAAACCAACTGAGGTGCTACTGATGGAAACTGTGTCTAAGGAATACTTCATCCAGCAGTCCCCAGGACAAAACCTGATAGAGCAAGAATAGAAAAGTCAACATTTTAGAACCCTTCGGTTTGAACACTACGGTTACCTGTACTCATTAGTTCCATCCATCTTTCAGGCActcagctgttttattttaaatttagtatAAATTACTTTTAACTGAGAGGCATCCCTGAAGCGTATAAGTAATTGCATGTTTTTGTGAGGTGGAAGTGCACTGAAAATTGTAAGCATGGAATTTTCTCTAGCTCCAATATGCTCATTGCATACGACCTAGAAGAGTCATTAAATGCACTAAGATATGACAACTTGAAAGCTTCCATTAAACAACATCCTTCTAAGAATCATGCTTCTCATTCTGTCTTAATTTTttgggaagaggggaagagaccactgcctgctgtgctgcactcCAAGAATTGCAGATGAGGTTTTTATTGCTGGCTGAAAATGAGCAGATCCAGCTGTACAGAGCTAGGGAATCCTGGTCAGTGGGTAAGACAGCGCTCGTCTCCCAGGAACGGGCTCTGAGCTGTTGGGAACTGCTCCTGAGCTAGAAAATTTTAGGACAAACCTGCACCAGTGCCAGCAAAGAGAAGTTCTTCAGAGCATATGCAGAGGTAATATTGGGGAGCTACaacatttatttcaacaaaacTGTGGTTAGCCCAGCTCTGTGCAATGCAGAGAACAACTTCTTGCGCATGTTGACAGGATTGTGCTGCCAACATGCAAGGAGACCAATAAAAGTTTTAGACCAATAAAAGTTTTATCTTGGTTATTGCACAGAAAAGGCTCTGTTTCAGGACAGCAACCTTACCAGTTATCCTTGCTCCAGCTGGTGTCCTTGGCTTCCATTATGTGGAAGGTGAACACATGGCGAGAGAACTCCGAGCTGTTGAGTTCACTCTTATGGACAACTTCCCCGTGGATGAGAATGAGTCCACCTGTTGGAAAGACATACCTGTACtgctttttttcaaattgtGAGTGCTAGCTTTAGAATATAAGGAAAGTACAAGTGTTACAATGGTATCTcccttgttttttcttgaacagTAATGCACTCCTGTTTTGGGGCGTGTTTTTACCTTTACTTATAGGCACAGGTATGAACTGGCTGTCGTCATAGGTCGGCTCTGACCCTACAAACTCCACACACGTCGAGGCACCTGAAGCTGCACGCACCATTCTCCGTGTAATCCCATCTGCAAATCCACAGAAAGAAGTGAACAcccataaaaattaaaaaactaaCCAGATTTTGCACAGTGGTGGAAGAATATAGTATTTTCTCTtagcaaagacagaaattttcTTATCATGCATTCAATTCTTTCCTTAGAAATTTGGGGGTTTTTCATCAAAGATTTGGGATTTTCCAGATGAGGCAGAAACTGATGAATAGCTCCTTTTTGTTTGCCTCCCTGActctttctgtgcatttcaaCATAGCCATTTAGGAACACAAATCATCAGGCACTTATGCACAACCAAACTTTcatccatttttcctttctagaaGAGTATAAATTGCTATCAGAGTGCAACCAACTCCAAAATTTATGAGGGTTGAGTACTTTAAATGAAGAGTACTATGATTACTCTGAGTAAACACTTAAGTTGGAAGCCAAATAGTGCCCTAGAGGCAGCGAAAGGCAGAAGACTGCACCCATAACCCAGCAGTGGTTAGAGACACAGCAGCCACCACCCATCGCTATGACATGAGCCTGTGCTGATCTGGTCTCACCCCTGTTCCAGGCTGCCTGGGCACTGTCCAAGAGAGCCTTGCATAGACTTGGAGGCTCCCCTTGTTTACAAAAATTCAGATCGATGTTTGGAAGTTGTACTGTGGGGAAGAGGATTTTTGTTCCCCTTACAGATCACTGTCAGGAGTAAAGAGGTTATTGgccagtgcaaaaaaaaaaaagagcatcttCATGAAGAGGACGCAACgtggaaaagaaacagttttgtaagtgaataaaaaaaaagtggtttcttAGTGTATTCCCACtggaaagcaaaaggagaatCACTCTTTGCAGTCCAGATCAGGCTTGCTGAACAGTTAAGCTACAAAGCTGTGGAAGGAGCACCAGCATTTGGCAATGACCAGTTTCACTATAAGACGACAAGaccttttagtttaagacctTCACTGCATTAAAATCTTAAGTCTCAGAGGTCTTGCAAAAAAGTCTGAATCTTGCAAGGGAAAGCTTCTGAAATAGTACTGAAGTCAAAAGACAGGATGCAAGGGCAGTTTTAATGGGCCTCACCCTAACAGGTTCTGGAATAAAGAACAATTCAGGAGGGCTATCTTTCCTTGCCCCAGTAACCTACATCCTTTGCTTCTATACTAGATTTCAATTTAGAACTAAAACAGTATCGGCTATGTATGGTACCTATTTTcaataagaaaatattgtatATTAAATTCCTTTGATGGAGAAGTGGCTAGGAGCAAAGTGAGGCAGTCAATAAACCTGCTGAAAAACTGAGTGTAGATTTGACAGCAGCTCAGAGAAAGATCCCTGTGCAGTAGATAGTCATCTTTTCGACAAACAAAGACATGCTGCAAGGAGAACATGTAACGCCATGGACCTTACTCCTCACCCTTACGCAAGGGAGAGCGTGAGTGGGTTCTGCAGCACACACCGAATACCGCGACCCTTACTGGTGTGGGAGCCGGGAATGAACCACAAGCAGCCGTTCTCCTGCGTGGCGTCCTCCAGCGCAATCCAGAAGCCCATCACCCTGCCCAGAGGCTCCGTGTGCAGAAACGTGGCGTCCTGGTGCGGTGTCACTGCGGCAAGAGGCGCTGGTTGGGGGCTTGGAAAGCCCCTGGAGCCCAGCACCTTGAGGAAGAGGCACTTGGTGCTCTTTGATTGACCTACCCTGCCCTCCCACCCATCACACATGTTAATTTAAACGCCAAAGCATCACCTTTCAGCCTGCTGCAAAGGTCAAGCTAGCCCTTTGTTCACGTTGCATACGATGTAGAAACATTCTGGAAAATGCAGATGCCTTTTCCTACAGTTTTAACATTCAGAGCACAAAATTCATAAGCTCAAGACTGAGCCTTGTTCCTGGTAATAATCCTTTCCTGAAGGAGTATTATCTGCAGTGTAACAGAGACACGGGATGAACCTCACCTTCCCCACCAATGCCAGGTTGctgcaaggaaaaggaagatgcaTGAAGAGAGGAGTTTCACAGCTTCCCACCAAGCAGCGTCTTACTCCTGGGGTGACACGGGGACCCGAGCTGCCGTACCTTGAAGATGTACATGCTTTGCACAACTACTGGTCTCTCAAGGCCTAGTTTTCTTCCCagttcctgttaaaaaaaatccaaaatttatATTCGCTTTTTCCACAAActacaaagcatttttatttggagacatttaaattcccttttatggaatagaatattaaaattaactATTCCTTAAGATTAACTATtccagaatttaatttttttttcagacagctcTAGGGACAGCATCAGCTTACCTGAACCTTGGGGGAATGAGTGATTTGCTTGAAGATAGGATCATGGGCATGCAAGGCTAAAGGGGAAAGACAAGGCTCAGGCTGAAGATTTCACAAACAGAGGGGAACCTGAAGGCTGTCAGTGATGAGCCAAGCAATGTAAGTTGCGGCCAGAAACTTTCACATCCACCAGGAGTGGCCACATGTGGATTAGCATCATGCCTAAGGTGACACAGCCCTTCTGGGTTAATACCATCTTCTTTAGAGACCAAAATACAGTGGCAGCAAACCACAGCTACATAAAAAAAAGCCGTATaactatgttaaaaaaaaaaaacattatgtgATTCAGTATTATATTATGCAAAACgtatgaaaacaaagtaaagacACTGACttgcagctccctccctgcgGGGCTCCTGTTCGCAGCCAGAAACCGTCCCAGCAGGGGCTGCCACTGAGCAAGGCCCAACCGAAGGCTCAAGGCTCAGTCATTACAGGAAATAAATCAGAGGAGCCTCTGCATTGCTGAGTCAGCAGGCGGCTGTAGTGGTTTTCGTTTCCCAGAGGAAAAGCTGGAGTGCAAGAGCACAGCAGAGCGGCAGAGGTTGGTTTTTGTGGGGGGTGTGttgttttcctgagaaaacCAGAGAGCCAAGAACTCGCAGTACTGATTTTTCCAAGTTTGCTGAAGTTAAACCCGAACAAAGTTCAGGCGGTTGGGGAACGCACTTAATCACGCTCTTTATTTTCCACGtattgtttgaaaagaaaagggatcAAAATGCAAGTCGGgtagctgggagagaggaaacaGGTCACCAACTGAAACCAGCAAGAGTAAAGAAAAGATGCTGGCAATGGCAAAGGGGAGAAGACGACTTCAGTGTGGGCAACACGCTGTGCAGGACACAGGAGACATGTCCTAATGTAACCAGCCTCAGGTGGGGAAGTTGCTCAAGCCATCTCTGATGCAAGAGGGGCTGAAGTCCAAATTTTTGCACGTCGGTGATTCTGTGCTATGCGTGACCCTCCTGgaagcattgttttttctttgaaaaggtaACTGAAAACTGTGAAATCCTTTGACATAGGAGAATAAGGGGCAACATGGAAAGAACCACAGAGGTAGTGATGGAGCGATGTGGGAAAAGTGGACTGCCGTGCCAAAATTTAATGCAGAAATCCACAGCCaaagaggctgggggtgcaaaGAGAGGAGCTTTGAGGCCACAATGGCAAAACGGGGTGAAGTTTGCAGTATTTGGGGAAGCAGTCCCCTGGAAGCACAgcgaggagcagcagagcatggAGAGAGTCACTTCAGCACCCAGGAAGGTTTAAACTCCAGTGATCGAGTTATTTCTGGTGAGAGGGTCTGGAGAAGTCCTCGTGTCTGAGAACTGCCTCCCTTTTGCCCACCCCTCTCAAAACACCCTCATTTAAACGTACCGTGGCCAATCTTGCTGACAGATCTCTCCTTTGGAATCAGAAAGTTGCCTacaagacaaaagcagaatttaacaTGGTTTGCACAGCAGGAATTGTCCACAGAGCTGGAACTCGCCCCTGCCTCCTCCCGTCCCCTCACTGGGGCTAACTCGGGTCAGAGCTTACCCCTCTCATCCAAAACGCCTTTCTCAAAGAAGAACCTAATCTTGTCTCCACTGGTTAGGAAATAATCCGAGCTGCCCTGCCAGGGATAAGAGCCCAGTAAAGACAGCAGCCTTGTAAATACATACAGGAACCTTCAATCAAAGAGGTAACACTCACCTGCATCTTTTTCCCCACCAAGCCGCAGCATGAACAAAGCACAGTCAAAAGAAATCATGTGTAGGTTTTCCACAAAGCTAAATCTCTTGGCACTGATTAGGACTTCACCAGAACTTCACACCCATGGGCTACAACCAAACATTCGCAGAGAACTGGAGCACAgatgcctgctgcagcagcacgtGCCATTAGAAGAAAGTTTTGCTCCCCCAgggtgggtgctgagcagcaatttgccttccccccttccctcccagggCTGTAAcggggccagccctgccccacgaGGTACCTGTGCCTGGAGCTGCTCCCCTTCCTTGGTGGAGAACTCTGTCCGGCAGTGTGACGGCACTTCCATCTCGGCTACGATCCCCTGAATCTGCTTCCTCATGCTGTCGCACTCCTCCGGGGTGAAAAAATGCTCCAGGACGAGGAAGCCATCCTGGTGGAACTAGGAGGAGGAGACGGGGTGGCTGCCCTCCTCCAGGGCGCTTGAGGAAGGCAGCgcagagcagcagagggcagCTCTGGCCCTCGCTGTGCCTCGTAGTAAGAAAAGCACCCCAGGCTCAGCTCCACAGCTGGATGACATGTAGTAGGCACGAGAGACACCTTGACTGCCATACCATATTTGATTTAAGGTATGATTAAGTCACTTTTAGTGTCTCTAGTCTAACACAAActaatttttctgctgctcctggcatgTTCACTCGTTATGGTTTCATCCACGTAGGACAAAACCTAAGTggtgtgttggttttgtttgttttggttttggttgtttttaaagttCAAGAGGAGTTTCtattgtaagaaagaaaaagataactAGTTAACAGGTTCAGATTCCATAGAGTTAAGGAGAACAAATTTCAACTCCTCAGCCCCAAAACCAGAGAAGACATCACTGCTAGAGTCTCTGTGGCTTAAGGATATCTTATCTAAGATACGTGACCAGCAGCTATTGAGTTACAAATCCTGCTAAGACGAACAGAGCACTCATAGCCGGAATCCAAGTGAGAATGAGATtccttcacagagaaaaaaacctTCCCTGGTTTAAGGGAAAAATCTGTGTGATTTCTCATGGTTGGCTGCACAACCCCTTTCAAAGGGAGGCGAaccctgctggcactgctgttTCCTCATATAGAACACCCTGGAGATTATCCTCTGATGGGCAGATTTCAGCCTCGCGGGTGACAGCTGAGCAGCAGACAGAAGGGCATAGCACAAGAGAGATTCCTCAGGGAGCTCTGCAGGACAAGGGGCTTTCCAGGAGAATTTGTGGCCATGACAGGGTCCTCACATACTCACATGAATGCAGTACAAGAAGCTGAGCAGAATACAAAGTGATCGTGGAAGCAAATCTCCGCTAGACCCAGCCAACGCTAGCGAGTAGCAACCGTGCCTTACAAGCAGCGTCACTGCCTGCACTGCGGAGACGCTCCTTCCCCAGGCACGCTTCCCACCTGCTCCTTACCTTCTGGATCTGATGATTGGTTACAAACGCCATCGGGGCAGAAGCTGCCAGGATCCCACCAGCAAGACCACAGTGCCGGCCAGGCTCCGCACGGCAGCCTCCCTTCACGTGACCCTTTGGCAGCCTGCGATAAACGCAAGCGCTGGGACAAACCTCCCGAGGGCTGCTCCCCCTCTCCGGCCGCTTGTTCCTGGAGGGGACATTTGCGGCTGGAGTTTTGCTTCAGCTCCTGGTGCTACTCCACGTGCACAAAATGTGTTCTGCTCAATTTAGATTGTGTGATCACAAACCTGGTCACTGCTTAACTCCAGGGAGAAATGACTTAACCCagattaaaaatggaaagagttAAACTCATAAACACAGTAGTAAAATAAGGGAGGTAAAATAAGATTCAAAGTAGGATGAAAAGATCTCAAAGGCTGCtgcaaagaacaacaaaaaaaatccagaagtgGCAGTCCAAGCTCCTGCAGAGCTCCTTTCGCGCATCTGAAAGGGAACCCTGTGGCCCAGGAGGTGACAAACATGAGACAGAAAGGTGTCAAAGCTGGAGAGCTTTCAGCAGGGATCCAGCAAAATTCAGAGAACGTATCAGCTGTTCTCATTCACGGCTGCTCTTTGCGGATTGCCCCTTTCAGTCGCTTTATTTGCTCCAAGTGTGCATGTAAATAGGTGAACCAAAAGCATACAGCGCCTACCAAAGAGAGAAAACgcaatgaagagaaaatggcAATAACTGGGGCTGAAGAGGCAGAAGAGAGCGAGTACCAGCAGGCAGCCCAGCGGTGGCGCTCGCTGCCAGCACATCCCTGGAGCCCCTGGGGaaggttttgtggttttttttttttttttttttttccttttcctccgGAGAAAAACGCTTGGCTCCCTCGGCAAGCGCTGAGAACATCCTTGCGGTAGCACtcggggaagggaaggcaaagaAATAACATCACAGGGACACTTTTATGCATCAGTCGCCTAGCAGAAGAAATATATAGGGAGTAAAAATTACTCCTGGGTAGGTGATTAGTTCCAAACGCACGTGCTAGCAAGTTAAAatccatcttcatttttttttccaaacagcatCTAATTAAGTCCTCTATTCTGTAAGGGAATCAACTCCggataaaaaaaatccctcttcattttgtttaattctttttcttgtttttttttttttttttttttttttaaacggaAAGCAAATTAAGTGTTTTCACTAGAGAACATCTCATTTTGAGCATTAACAAGCTTTTCTCCGCACTCAACAGGACATCAGTTTGGTACTTAAAGCTAAATTTCACAGGAGAATTTAATTACTGGGCTATAAAGGTGGAGGGGAAACAACCCCCAGCATGGCAAAATTCAAAGAATAATCAGGTAGTTCCCCCCTCTTAGGAGAGTTTCTCCAGACAGCAAAGCTGAACTGTTCAAGAAAGCTGGGTAaccagcaaggggaaaaaaataaagacaccCTGCTGTAGCTATTGCCTGTAAGGCAATCTTACGAGGACCTACCCCTCCACTCATGAGTAGCCCTGCTTGGAAGGTAGCAATCctgataaatattaaaaaaacaaaacagaccacACTCCCATACTGTTCCTCAGTCCTTCTGTGTTACGTGGGTCATTCACAACGTCACTCGTCATTCCCAGTAATATATTTCAGCAATTTAGCACGTCATCTCCTCCACTCCCCGCATTACGCACACTCAATGACTTCAGAATTCATTGGAGGTCATACGCACAGTGGGAAACCACAGCTTTCCTGGTTTGTTTATGGAAAGTGTTGTAAACAAGCACCACGAGCAGCAGATCACAGCCCAGCGAGTGCACAAACAAGAGACAACCATCCGACTTACAGGAACCTCTCAGGAGTCCTCCAGCCCTTTGCCATTCCAGACATGCTCCTATTTTGAGGCTCAGGAAGACATTTTCAGCAAGAGGAAAACCACCACCCCTACGTAATGCCTAAAAGGAGGCAAAGAGAAGGACGTAATCTTTGTAAATATCTCCTCCTCCAGTAAGTTTAAATAAGGAAGGTAGAAAGCACTCGGACAAAACTGGGAAGTGacccctctttccttcctttcctccccctccaaGAGCTCCGTGCAGGCTGTTAACACTTtctcctgccagctctgcaagaaaactgcatttctggcaaaaaaaatgcatttctggcAAACTCCTGGGAGACTGccagagcccagcccctgctgcgAGACAGGTACAGGAGCGAGCGGCATCTGGGACGTGAACAACCCTGCAGCAGACAAAGCATGAGTGTTTCAAATGCCATCCTGCCCAGTGCAGTTACCCCACTTTCTTCCTTGATTTGAGTTCCTACTGATACCACCTGGAGCCGAGCTAGGTcaccagctccccacagcttggCGCTCTCACCaaggttgctgctgctggagctgccggGACTGGTAGGTAGGCAGCAATTTCAGCTGGatctcctctctctcctgaAGTCTTCAGTATGATCAATGATAGAGTGTTTCATGAGAAACAAGGAGCGCAGGAACAAAGATAGTGATTAAATTGCATTAAGTAGCCTATTAGTATATATTTAAGATGTCATCAATACTG
It encodes:
- the PHYHD1 gene encoding phytanoyl-CoA dioxygenase domain-containing protein 1, whose translation is MAFVTNHQIQKFHQDGFLVLEHFFTPEECDSMRKQIQGIVAEMEVPSHCRTEFSTKEGEQLQAQGSSDYFLTSGDKIRFFFEKGVLDERGNFLIPKERSVSKIGHALHAHDPIFKQITHSPKVQELGRKLGLERPVVVQSMYIFKQPGIGGEVTPHQDATFLHTEPLGRVMGFWIALEDATQENGCLWFIPGSHTNGITRRMVRAASGASTCVEFVGSEPTYDDSQFIPVPISKGGLILIHGEVVHKSELNSSEFSRHVFTFHIMEAKDTSWSKDNWLQPTPELPFPLLYT